In a genomic window of Sutcliffiella sp. FSL R7-0096:
- a CDS encoding PBSX family phage terminase large subunit, producing MTKNIVFSPKQLEVIYRPFDFTFDVLEGTPRSGKTTAAHFRLADYYSWSRDTNHLLVAYNQEQAYRLFMDGDGTGLMHIFDGLYDLKHDEHGSHMELHTPNGVKKIYYKGGGKSNSVGAITGMSLGSVAFGEINLLHMAMIQECFRRTFAAQDRYHLADLNPPAPHHPVIKEVFEVQNTRWTHWTIQDNPIITEERKKEIFDILSKNPYLLQRDWFGKRVIPAGVIYSMFSMKNNIKPQLEGQKIELYFSADGGQSDATSCSCNIVTKHRDKGKTYFRLNRVAHYYHSGKDTGETKAMSVYAREIKKFILWCQETFNMRRSEVFVDPACKSLREELHLLGVDTSPADNNSKDVKGSSVGIEVGIERLQSSMTNEQFVLIETNEYDHYNFLKEIGMYTRDKDGKPVDDFNHSMDECRYSNNYFYKKFVL from the coding sequence ATGACTAAAAACATTGTTTTCAGTCCTAAACAATTAGAAGTTATCTACCGGCCGTTTGACTTCACTTTTGATGTATTGGAAGGTACTCCAAGGAGTGGGAAGACTACTGCAGCTCATTTTCGATTAGCAGACTATTATTCGTGGAGTCGAGATACAAACCATCTACTGGTTGCTTATAACCAGGAACAAGCTTATCGCTTATTTATGGATGGTGATGGCACCGGCCTAATGCACATCTTTGATGGACTTTATGACTTGAAGCACGATGAACACGGCTCACACATGGAATTGCATACACCTAATGGAGTAAAAAAGATTTATTACAAAGGTGGAGGTAAAAGCAATAGTGTAGGCGCTATTACTGGTATGTCACTTGGTAGTGTGGCCTTTGGAGAGATTAATTTACTTCATATGGCTATGATCCAGGAATGCTTCAGGCGGACATTTGCAGCACAAGACCGGTACCATCTGGCTGACTTGAATCCTCCGGCCCCTCATCATCCGGTAATAAAAGAAGTTTTTGAAGTTCAAAATACAAGATGGACACATTGGACTATCCAAGATAACCCGATCATTACTGAAGAACGTAAAAAAGAAATATTCGATATTCTTTCAAAAAACCCTTATCTACTCCAGCGTGACTGGTTTGGAAAGAGGGTTATTCCTGCTGGTGTTATTTATAGCATGTTTAGCATGAAAAATAACATCAAACCTCAACTAGAAGGTCAGAAGATTGAGCTTTACTTTTCAGCTGATGGAGGTCAGAGTGATGCGACAAGTTGTAGTTGTAACATAGTGACGAAGCACCGGGACAAAGGAAAAACTTATTTCCGGCTTAATCGTGTGGCTCACTACTATCACAGTGGAAAAGACACTGGAGAAACAAAGGCCATGAGTGTGTATGCTCGTGAAATCAAAAAATTCATCTTATGGTGTCAGGAAACATTCAATATGAGAAGGTCAGAAGTGTTCGTGGATCCAGCGTGTAAATCACTTCGGGAAGAATTGCACTTATTAGGTGTTGATACTTCTCCAGCGGATAACAACTCAAAAGATGTAAAAGGTTCGTCAGTAGGCATTGAAGTAGGAATTGAGCGCTTGCAATCATCAATGACAAACGAGCAGTTTGTTTTGATTGAGACAAATGAATATGATCACTACAATTTTTTGAAAGAGATTGGAATGTATACGAGGGATAAAGACGGCAAGCCCGTCGATGACTTTAACCATAGCATGGATGAATGCAGATACAGCAATAATTACTTTTACAAGAAATTTGTCCTTTAG
- a CDS encoding phage portal protein — MFKSLIGKVKEVLQKMGLIKSIRSISDVKSITIDDQYYKHIDQWKALYQGYFSEWHDIKYQTINGQKKRRMATLNMPKVLSQEMATLIFNERCEINISEKNLSENIKEVFKGNKFVKRFQDYLEFQFALGGMVIKPYVSDGKIKLSFVTADCFIPIGWDNQGIHEAVFPNEIRKGDKKFTHLEWHLWEGSEYVIKNELFVAEKGEADLGKKVPLNTLYEDLEEEVRVQDFKRACFVYFKPNIANHIDMSSPLGVSIFSNALDTLKTLDIAFDSYQREFKLGKKRILVPASAIKVVVDENGNMQRYFDADDEVYQAMQLGDMDDSKIYDNSIELRVEEHIAAINSLLNLLSMQTGYSSGSFSFDGKSVKTATEVVSENSKTFRTKQSHENVIEEGIAELIDAIVQLAELYELFEGPKDGWEVTVWFDDSVAEDKEAEINKQIKMVAGGLQSRKRAIMKIHGLTEEEAWQMLKEITADRLEMDLSILDAQAEKQLFGDGE; from the coding sequence ATGTTTAAATCACTCATAGGGAAAGTAAAGGAGGTGCTGCAGAAAATGGGACTAATCAAGAGTATCCGGTCCATATCAGATGTGAAAAGCATTACGATTGATGACCAATATTACAAACATATCGACCAATGGAAAGCTCTGTACCAGGGCTATTTTAGCGAATGGCATGATATAAAGTATCAAACTATCAACGGCCAGAAGAAACGCCGTATGGCTACGCTGAACATGCCTAAAGTATTATCACAGGAAATGGCTACATTGATCTTTAATGAACGATGTGAAATAAATATTTCAGAAAAAAACCTCTCGGAAAATATTAAAGAGGTTTTTAAAGGAAACAAGTTCGTTAAGAGATTTCAAGATTACCTGGAATTCCAGTTTGCTCTTGGTGGGATGGTTATCAAGCCTTATGTATCTGACGGGAAAATCAAGCTCTCCTTTGTTACTGCAGATTGTTTCATACCCATAGGGTGGGATAATCAAGGCATACATGAAGCTGTTTTCCCAAACGAGATACGGAAAGGTGATAAGAAATTCACTCATCTTGAATGGCACCTCTGGGAAGGCAGTGAGTATGTAATTAAGAACGAGCTATTTGTTGCTGAAAAAGGGGAAGCTGATCTAGGCAAAAAGGTGCCTTTAAATACTCTCTATGAAGATTTAGAAGAAGAAGTAAGAGTTCAAGATTTTAAGCGTGCATGTTTTGTTTACTTCAAGCCAAACATCGCCAATCACATTGATATGTCCAGTCCTTTAGGTGTTTCTATTTTCTCTAATGCCCTTGATACATTAAAAACCCTTGATATTGCTTTTGATAGTTATCAGAGGGAGTTTAAGCTAGGAAAGAAGCGCATTTTGGTTCCTGCATCAGCTATAAAAGTTGTAGTTGATGAGAATGGGAATATGCAGCGGTATTTTGATGCAGATGATGAAGTGTATCAGGCTATGCAGCTGGGAGACATGGACGATTCCAAAATTTATGATAATAGCATCGAACTTAGAGTTGAGGAACATATTGCAGCTATCAACTCTTTATTAAATTTACTATCCATGCAAACTGGTTATAGTAGTGGGTCCTTTAGCTTTGATGGAAAGAGCGTTAAGACTGCCACTGAAGTCGTCTCTGAGAACAGTAAAACATTCCGCACAAAGCAATCACACGAAAATGTGATTGAGGAAGGAATTGCAGAACTTATTGATGCTATCGTACAACTGGCTGAATTATACGAACTATTTGAAGGACCGAAAGACGGATGGGAAGTAACAGTTTGGTTTGATGACTCTGTAGCAGAGGATAAGGAAGCAGAAATCAATAAGCAAATAAAAATGGTTGCTGGTGGTTTGCAAAGCAGGAAAAGAGCAATCATGAAGATTCATGGATTGACTGAGGAAGAAGCTTGGCAGATGCTAAAAGAGATTACCGCAGACAGATTGGAAATGGACCTATCAATCTTGGACGCTCAAGCAGAAAAGCAACTGTTTGGAGATGGAGAGTGA
- a CDS encoding phage minor capsid protein, translating into MPRPKITPHQLDLWSSNMSELYNSLEGEIIRIIIRRLSKGSNDITSWQAQKLLELRLFNSEVAKLISSVTSVAESEVSRMFEEAGKGIIDNIDKSMPYSTKPVPTNLDDVMRAYSNQAWKDIDNYVNQSLITTQYGIGSAQVAYQSILNQTSALFNSGIENFEQALERSITDLVQRGIRTTLKDKGGNSWSLEGYTRTVLKSTLSNTYNQLRTERMAEYGVHTVLVTSHVGAREACSHIQGNVVDLRPVSELPEGSEFKSIYDESWSAKYGEAGGHRGANCKHLHIPFIPGINTNNQPLIDPALNQKILKARDTQRRIEREIVKYKKNLMVAEELGSEKANHWREMVRRRQAAMRLHLNTNVEYLRRNYKREKVYTPLAALLEDFSYED; encoded by the coding sequence ATGCCCCGGCCAAAAATCACCCCACATCAACTAGACTTGTGGTCCAGTAATATGTCTGAACTTTACAACTCGCTTGAGGGTGAAATTATCCGGATTATTATCAGGCGCTTAAGTAAAGGTTCAAACGATATTACTAGCTGGCAAGCTCAAAAGCTATTGGAATTGCGATTGTTTAATAGTGAAGTAGCAAAGCTAATATCTAGTGTTACTAGTGTTGCGGAGTCGGAAGTTTCTCGAATGTTTGAAGAAGCCGGTAAAGGTATTATTGATAACATCGATAAATCTATGCCTTATTCCACCAAGCCGGTGCCAACGAATCTGGATGATGTAATGCGTGCTTACAGTAATCAAGCTTGGAAAGATATCGATAATTATGTCAATCAGTCTTTGATTACAACTCAGTATGGTATAGGTTCAGCCCAGGTCGCATATCAAAGTATATTAAATCAAACCTCTGCTTTATTTAATTCCGGAATAGAAAACTTTGAGCAGGCATTAGAAAGATCTATCACGGATTTAGTACAAAGAGGTATTCGAACAACTTTAAAGGACAAAGGAGGAAATTCTTGGAGCCTTGAGGGGTACACACGTACAGTTTTAAAGTCTACGCTAAGTAACACCTATAACCAGCTTAGAACGGAGCGTATGGCTGAATATGGAGTTCATACCGTACTTGTAACAAGTCATGTTGGGGCACGTGAGGCTTGTTCACATATTCAGGGGAATGTGGTTGATTTAAGGCCTGTTTCTGAGTTGCCGGAAGGTAGTGAATTTAAATCAATTTATGATGAATCTTGGTCAGCTAAATATGGGGAAGCGGGTGGGCACCGAGGAGCAAACTGTAAACATCTGCACATACCGTTTATACCGGGAATAAATACAAACAATCAACCCCTGATTGACCCTGCATTAAACCAGAAAATACTTAAAGCACGTGATACTCAGCGAAGAATTGAGCGTGAAATAGTGAAGTATAAGAAAAACCTCATGGTTGCCGAGGAACTAGGAAGTGAAAAGGCTAATCATTGGAGAGAGATGGTTAGACGTAGGCAAGCAGCAATGAGGTTACATTTAAATACCAATGTTGAGTATTTAAGACGGAACTATAAGCGCGAGAAAGTATATACTCCATTAGCTGCATTGCTTGAGGATTTTTCATATGAAGATTAG
- a CDS encoding capsid protein — protein sequence MAVVNYAEQYQQALQQKFTQGLAFNALYSSPNNAYIKWVNAKTIQIPNITTGGFTDVDRDVMGNYTRRVDNSWIPKTLEHDREFKTLVDPQDIDETNLALTIANITRVFNDEHKIPEMDKYMASKLYTEYTGFGETANTDQITEASALSIFDDMMEEMDEAEVPQEGRILYVTPAVKKVLKNAEKIQRTLDVKGEASAVNRNVRSLDEVTIVSVPSSRMKTLYNFTDGAVPDVAARQINMILIHPLTVISPQKYEFVSLDEPSAKTGGKHLYYERKYWDAFLIEQKVKGVKFNVSAAE from the coding sequence ATGGCAGTAGTAAACTATGCTGAACAGTATCAACAAGCATTACAACAAAAATTCACACAAGGACTAGCGTTCAACGCTCTTTATTCTTCACCGAACAATGCATACATCAAGTGGGTGAATGCTAAAACAATCCAGATTCCTAACATCACGACTGGAGGATTCACCGACGTTGACCGGGATGTAATGGGTAACTATACCCGCCGAGTAGATAACTCTTGGATTCCGAAAACACTTGAGCATGATCGAGAGTTCAAGACTCTTGTTGACCCTCAAGACATCGATGAAACAAATCTAGCTTTGACAATTGCAAACATCACACGTGTATTTAACGATGAGCACAAGATTCCTGAAATGGACAAATACATGGCATCCAAATTATACACGGAGTACACAGGGTTTGGTGAAACGGCAAACACAGACCAGATTACGGAAGCATCAGCATTATCTATCTTTGATGACATGATGGAGGAAATGGATGAGGCTGAAGTGCCACAAGAAGGCCGTATCCTATATGTAACTCCAGCAGTTAAAAAGGTCCTTAAAAATGCTGAAAAAATTCAACGTACTCTGGATGTAAAAGGAGAAGCTAGTGCAGTAAATCGTAATGTTCGCTCACTTGATGAAGTGACAATCGTTTCCGTTCCTTCTAGCCGAATGAAAACTTTGTATAACTTTACTGATGGAGCTGTTCCTGATGTAGCTGCACGTCAAATCAACATGATCTTAATTCACCCGTTAACTGTAATTTCTCCTCAGAAATACGAGTTTGTTTCTTTGGATGAGCCTAGCGCAAAAACAGGCGGTAAACACCTTTACTACGAGCGCAAATACTGGGATGCATTCTTAATCGAGCAAAAGGTTAAGGGAGTTAAATTCAACGTTTCAGCAGCAGAATAA
- a CDS encoding putative minor capsid protein, producing MPKPPKKFCIDSFEYKEYTGENNWSEPVFANPVLIENCRIDRGAEYTSTSSGKQLIYNAVVFCYEEITVPLPIFKVQSVLRFDGKDHVLTKVVPIYEAYKKTIYSYELEVV from the coding sequence ATGCCAAAGCCACCAAAAAAGTTTTGTATTGATTCTTTTGAGTACAAGGAATACACGGGGGAGAATAATTGGTCCGAACCTGTATTTGCAAACCCGGTGCTAATTGAAAATTGTCGTATCGATCGTGGTGCGGAATATACTTCAACTTCATCTGGAAAGCAACTGATCTACAACGCAGTTGTTTTTTGCTATGAGGAAATAACAGTACCACTACCAATTTTTAAAGTTCAATCTGTACTCCGTTTTGATGGAAAAGATCATGTGTTGACTAAAGTCGTACCAATCTATGAGGCATACAAGAAAACCATCTATTCCTACGAATTGGAGGTGGTGTGA
- a CDS encoding minor capsid protein, which produces MVQVNINLTKVKKRISQASVNRGRMISANQMVADMNQFVPMDENILRQTGHSNKGGTALLWEMPYAARLFYMPMYNYTTPGTGPRWDIKAKRMFMSDWLKAFVEGADW; this is translated from the coding sequence ATGGTACAAGTAAATATCAACTTAACTAAGGTCAAAAAAAGGATCAGTCAAGCTAGTGTTAATCGAGGACGAATGATATCTGCCAATCAAATGGTCGCTGACATGAATCAATTTGTTCCGATGGATGAAAATATTCTGAGGCAAACTGGTCATTCAAATAAAGGCGGAACAGCATTACTTTGGGAGATGCCTTATGCTGCTAGATTGTTTTATATGCCAATGTACAATTACACCACTCCTGGTACCGGTCCGAGATGGGATATAAAAGCAAAGAGAATGTTCATGTCGGATTGGTTAAAAGCATTTGTGGAAGGTGCTGACTGGTAA
- a CDS encoding minor capsid protein produces MDFIERLCDRVNKMAGLPIDCKLGYLGTDESFVVYPLPGSRTVQEYMNGTKDQQLNYEFAMKSKLQSKIHATLWLVQKELEKLKELKSQDDSFEFEELIITNKPFINNADEQGWFVFLLDVQANITVIKEE; encoded by the coding sequence ATGGATTTTATTGAAAGGTTATGCGATCGAGTAAATAAAATGGCTGGTCTCCCTATAGATTGTAAGCTGGGTTATTTAGGAACAGATGAATCTTTTGTGGTGTATCCTCTACCTGGATCACGGACAGTTCAAGAGTATATGAATGGTACCAAGGACCAGCAATTGAATTATGAGTTTGCCATGAAGTCTAAACTACAAAGTAAAATACATGCAACTTTGTGGCTTGTTCAAAAAGAGTTGGAGAAGTTAAAAGAACTTAAAAGCCAAGATGATAGCTTTGAGTTTGAAGAATTAATCATAACAAACAAACCTTTCATCAATAATGCAGATGAACAAGGTTGGTTTGTTTTTTTATTAGATGTGCAAGCAAATATAACCGTTATTAAGGAGGAATAA
- a CDS encoding phage tail protein, which yields MARKKNALRGHFVQAYVPGEEVGTAWLELAKWISTIGDDTQETTEDTAYYDGDGTPETEVVSVAGAYTPEGTFDPEDPAQALIAGLKYKTGDGRKIWHRVVSADGKKEWVGRATVTSIVAGAGDASAYETFSCNIRFDSIPEETVLTP from the coding sequence ATGGCTAGAAAAAAGAACGCCCTTCGCGGGCATTTTGTCCAGGCATATGTGCCAGGTGAAGAAGTAGGAACCGCATGGTTAGAGCTTGCTAAATGGATTTCCACTATTGGAGACGATACGCAGGAAACAACTGAAGATACCGCTTATTACGATGGAGACGGTACGCCAGAAACGGAAGTGGTTTCTGTTGCAGGGGCGTATACTCCTGAGGGTACATTCGATCCCGAAGATCCTGCACAAGCACTGATTGCAGGACTGAAGTACAAAACGGGTGATGGTCGTAAAATTTGGCACCGGGTAGTGTCTGCAGATGGTAAAAAAGAATGGGTAGGACGTGCAACTGTAACTTCTATTGTTGCAGGGGCAGGGGACGCTAGTGCATATGAAACATTTAGTTGTAACATTCGTTTTGATAGTATCCCAGAGGAAACAGTTCTTACTCCCTAA
- a CDS encoding Gp15 family bacteriophage protein, which yields MRLNDPLVTSFSYRGEEYSIDLAFDNVLDVFDVLGDKSLRNQEKAEICLELLLGYSPTDQSLTVELWNYIYKTFIHIESKQPLEYDRQGNPMPVKKEDSRKLIDLEKDAPYIFASFQQAYQINLHREQGKLHWHEFQSLLNGLPSETIMQRIIQIRMWEPSKGESSEYKQAMREMQKIYALDDEGGEEVE from the coding sequence ATGAGGTTGAACGACCCTCTAGTTACCTCTTTTTCATATAGAGGGGAAGAGTATTCCATTGACTTGGCTTTTGACAATGTTCTAGATGTATTTGATGTACTAGGCGATAAAAGTCTTAGGAATCAAGAAAAGGCTGAAATCTGCCTTGAATTGTTACTTGGATATAGTCCGACTGATCAATCTTTAACAGTTGAGTTGTGGAATTATATTTATAAAACTTTTATCCATATTGAAAGCAAACAACCTCTTGAATATGACCGTCAAGGAAATCCGATGCCAGTAAAAAAAGAGGATAGTAGAAAGTTGATTGATTTAGAAAAAGATGCACCATATATCTTTGCTTCTTTCCAACAAGCTTACCAGATAAATCTACATAGAGAGCAAGGGAAGCTGCACTGGCATGAATTTCAATCATTATTAAATGGGCTACCAAGTGAAACAATTATGCAGCGTATTATTCAAATACGAATGTGGGAACCGTCAAAAGGTGAGTCAAGTGAATATAAGCAGGCAATGAGAGAAATGCAGAAAATTTATGCATTGGATGACGAAGGTGGAGAGGAGGTGGAATAG